The Nitrospirae bacterium YQR-1 genomic interval TATTAATAGTGAAACTTAGTCATGTTCTTGCTGTAATCTAATAGATAACAACATGTCAAGTGAAAAAATATTTGTAACCTAATTTTTATCTCTTTTTTTTGACACAGGGAAAAAGGAAGGGGTAAAATTTATCAGTTTTTGCACATAATATGTTAAAATATGTTTAGATAGATGTAAATAAGCTAAGGAGGTATGGGAAAATGGCATCTGTATTAGAAAAAGAATTTAATTATTATATAGAACATCAAGATGAGCTTGTGTCGCTATACAACGGGAAATATATAGTTATAAAAAATCAAACAGTTCTCGGTAGTTATAATTCTAAAAAAGAAGCAGTTGCAGTCACAATTAAAGAACATGAAATCGGCACATTTCTTGTTCAATTATGCACCCCTGGCTCTGAAAGCTATACTCAAACTTACCATTCACGGGTAAGCTTTGCCTGAAAAACAGATTACAAGAGCATTTACAGTACGTTATAAAGGTTTAGCTCGTGAGCTTTCAACTGAAGTGCATGTTTCTGGCAGTTTTAACAATATAGAGTCAGTTGTAGAGTTATCCTCGATAAATGCACGAGCGTACAAAGGGATTTGGGATACTGGCGCAACCAATTCTATGATTACAAAAAGAATTGTAGATGATTTAGGCTTAAGCCCTACTGGAATAAAAAGAGTTAGCAATGTTGAAACGACAGTTAGCGTTCCCTCTTATGATATTTGCGTTTTTCTGCCTAATAAAGTATTTATCCATGATTTAGAGGTTGCCCTAGGAAGAATGGCAGGCTGTGATATTTTGATAGGCATGGATATCATTAGCCAAGGAGATTTTGCTATAACTTATAAGGGCGAGGATACAATTTTATCTTTTAGGACTCCTCCGCTTAAGGAAATTGATTTTGTTCAAGAAATAAACAGGCTAAAGACTGCTGGAATAAAAAGAAATGCTCCATGCCCATGTGGCAGCGGTAAGAAGTTCAAAAAATGTTGTGGTTACATTCCTACGTGAGCTTAAAAATGCCTCGTATATCTCTATCGGTAGTGTCGTTGCCATAGCTTGCTCTCCTTTTTGGCT includes:
- a CDS encoding SEC-C metal-binding domain-containing protein, whose product is MPEKQITRAFTVRYKGLARELSTEVHVSGSFNNIESVVELSSINARAYKGIWDTGATNSMITKRIVDDLGLSPTGIKRVSNVETTVSVPSYDICVFLPNKVFIHDLEVALGRMAGCDILIGMDIISQGDFAITYKGEDTILSFRTPPLKEIDFVQEINRLKTAGIKRNAPCPCGSGKKFKKCCGYIPT